A genomic region of Manihot esculenta cultivar AM560-2 chromosome 15, M.esculenta_v8, whole genome shotgun sequence contains the following coding sequences:
- the LOC110601747 gene encoding translationally-controlled tumor protein homolog gives MLLYQDLLTGDELLSDSFSYKEIHNGMLWEVEGKWVVQGAVDVDIGANPSAEGADEDEGVDDQAVKVVDIVDTFRLQEQPSFDKKQFVTYMKRFIKLTTAKLDEEKQEKFKKNIEGATKFLLSKLSDLQFFVGESMHDDGSLVFAYYKEGATDPTFLYFAYALKEVKC, from the exons ATGTTGCTATATCAGGATTTGCTTACCG GTGATGAACTTCTCTCAGATTCCTTCTCATACAAGGAAATTCACAATGGCATGCTGTGGGAGGTTGAGGGAAAG TGGGTTGTACAAGGAGCCGTAGATGTAGACATTGGTGCAAATCCTTCTGCTGAGGGTGCAGACGAAGATGAGGGTGTTGATGATCAAGCTGTTAAAGTAGTTGATATTGTTGATACATTTAGACTTCAG GAGCAACCCTCTTTTGACAAGAAGCAGTTTGTCACATACATGAAAAGGTTTATCAAGTTGACGACAGCAAAGCTGGATGAGGAGAAGCAAGAGAAGTTCAAGAAAAACATTGAGGGAGCAACCAAGTTCCTGCTCTCGAAGCTCAGCGATCTCCAATT TTttgtgggagagagtatgcatgatgatGGATCTCTTGTGTTTGCTTACTACAAGGAAGGTGCCACTGACCCAACATTTTTGTACTTTGCTTATGCTCTGAAGGAGGTCAAATGCTAA
- the LOC110601140 gene encoding uncharacterized protein LOC110601140, giving the protein MIEDRAQGHGGAPHGIILAVVVCTVVLAPFLLGDQGEAITDAITELLSPVGLLLLPIILLLTIQFLSSDRGSFVSTIFSTGEPDTIHRVSGSPVGVAFFLVLILFLLYNRMSIFGGDDDSGD; this is encoded by the coding sequence ATGATAGAAGACAGAGCTCAAGGGCATGGCGGTGCGCCTCATGGAATCATATTAGCAGTTGTAGTATGCACTGTGGTGCTGGCTCCATTCCTGCTTGGCGACCAAGGTGAGGCCATTACTGACGCCATCACTGAGCTCCTAAGTCCTGtgggcctcctcctcctccccatTATCCTTCTCTTGACCATCCAGTTCCTCTCCTCCGATCGTGGCTCTTTTGTCTCCACCATCTTCTCTACTGGCGAACCTGACACCATTCACCGAGTCAGCGGCTCACCTGTCGGCGTAGCTTTCTTTCTGGTTCTGATCTTGTTCTTGCTTTATAATCGCATGTCCATCTTCGGCGGCGATGATGATTCCGGCGATTAA
- the LOC110601748 gene encoding translationally-controlled tumor protein homolog isoform X1: MLVYQDLLTGDELLSDSFPYKEIQNGMLWEVEGKWVVQGAVDVDIGANPSAEGADEDEGVDDQAVKVVDIVDTFRLQEQPSFDKKQFVTYMKRFIKLLTAKLDGEKQETFKKNIEAATKFLLSKLSDLQFFVGESMHDDGSLVFAYYKEGATDPTFLYFAYALKEVKC, translated from the exons ATGTTGGTCTATCAAGATTTACTCACCg GTGATGAGCTTCTCTCGGATTCATTCCCATACAAAGAAATTCAGAATGGCATGTTGTGGGAAGTTGAAGGAAAG TGGGTTGTTCAAGgagctgttgatgtggatattGGTGCAAATCCTTCTGCTGAGGGTGCAGATGAAGATGAGGGTGTTGATGATCAAGCAGTTAAAGTGGTTGACATTGTTGATACATTTAGGCTTCAG GAGCAACCTTCTTTTGACAAGAAACAGTTTGTCACATACATGAAGAGGTTTATTAAGTTGTTGACAGCTAAGTTGGATGGGGAGAAGCAAGAGACTTTCAAGAAAAACATTGAGGCAGCAACAAAGTTTCTGCTCTCTAAGCTTAGTGACCTACAATT TTTTGTGGGTGAGAGCATGCATGATGATGGCTCTCTTGTGTTTGCTTACTATAAGGAAGGTGCCACTGACCCAACATTTTTGTATTTTGCCTATGCCTTGAAGGAGGTCAAGTGCTAA
- the LOC110601748 gene encoding translationally-controlled tumor protein homolog isoform X2 yields the protein MLVYQDLLTGDELLSDSFPYKEIQNGMLWEVEGKWVVQGAVDVDIGANPSAEGADEDEGVDDQAVKVVDIVDTFRLQEQPSFDKKQFVTYMKRFIKLLTAKLDGEKQETFKKNIEAATKFLLSKLSDLQLSLLVLQFCG from the exons ATGTTGGTCTATCAAGATTTACTCACCg GTGATGAGCTTCTCTCGGATTCATTCCCATACAAAGAAATTCAGAATGGCATGTTGTGGGAAGTTGAAGGAAAG TGGGTTGTTCAAGgagctgttgatgtggatattGGTGCAAATCCTTCTGCTGAGGGTGCAGATGAAGATGAGGGTGTTGATGATCAAGCAGTTAAAGTGGTTGACATTGTTGATACATTTAGGCTTCAG GAGCAACCTTCTTTTGACAAGAAACAGTTTGTCACATACATGAAGAGGTTTATTAAGTTGTTGACAGCTAAGTTGGATGGGGAGAAGCAAGAGACTTTCAAGAAAAACATTGAGGCAGCAACAAAGTTTCTGCTCTCTAAGCTTAGTGACCTACAATT ATCTTTGCTTGTGTTGCAGTTTTGTGGGTGA
- the LOC110602321 gene encoding kinesin-like protein KIN-13A, with protein sequence MGGQMQQSNAAAATALYDNAGGGPLHNAGPASDAGDAVMARWLQSAGLQHLASPLASTGIDQRLLPNLLMQGYGAQSAEEKQRLFKLMRNLNFNGESGSEPYTPAAQTSAGMPVSDGFYSPDFRGDFGAGLLDLHAMDDTELLSEHVISEPFEPSPFMPGGSKGFDDNATSGKQQREQNDPDSCIPSSINEKENSTRENNVAKIKVVVRKRPLNKKEIARKEDDIVTVSDNALTVHEPKLKVDLTAYVEKHEFCFDAVLDQHVTNDEVYRVTVEPIIPIIFQRTKATCFAYGQTGSGKTFTMQPLPLRAAEDLVRLLHQPVYRNQRFKLWLSFFEIYGGKLFDLLSDRKKLCMREDGRQQVCIVGLQEFEVSDVQIVKEYIEKGNAARSTGSTGANEESSRSHAILQLAVKKHGEVKDSRRNNDGNDSKSGKVIGKISFIDLAGSERGADTTDNDRQTRIEGAEINKSLLALKECIRALDNDQIHIPFRGSKLTEVLRDSFVGNSRTVMISCISPNAGSCEHTLNTLRYADRVKSLSKGGNPRKDQNTNSLPPTNKDVSSSSSLPVFQDVDDVYEQQEVKPVDTGRRLVEKGTFSYNPTTDYDKQPPSFTSSYPLNGQEESMPSGSMDKERVEITNTYVVTEEKMQKVSPPRRKGSREEKTEKLGNWLKKDNIGSDLPLTNSRQQNSGNYPANNTGLRHFEPDPHSDEITNTYGGSTSQKVHSSSFQNYMDAEEKMQKVSPPRRKGSREEKTEKLGNWLKKDNIGSDLPLTNSRLQNPGNYPANNSGLRHFEPDTHSDEITNTYGGSTSQKVHSSSSQNYVDTEAKMQKVSPPRKKGSREEKTEKLGNWLKKDNIGSDLPPTNSRQQNPGNYPANNTGLRHFEPDPHSDGNIDAILEEEEALIKAHRKEIEDTMEIVREEMKLLAEVDQPGSLVDNYVTQLSFVLSRKAAGLVSLQARLARFQHRLKEQEILSRKRVPR encoded by the exons ATGGGTGGCCAGATGCAGCAGAGCAATGCTGCTGCGGCGACCGCTCTATATGATAATGCCGGCGGTGGGCCTCTACACAATGCAGGCCCCGCAAGTGATGCCGGCGATGCGGTCATGGCACGGTGGCTCCAGTCTGCGGGCTTGCAGCATCTGGCCTCTCCCTTGGCTTCAACAGGCATCGATCAGCGCCTCCTCCCTAATCTCCTGATGCAG GGTTATGGAGCGCAATCTGCTGAAGAAAAGCAGAGGCTTTTCAAGCTAATGAGAAACCTCAATTTTAATGGAGAATCAGGCTCTGAGCCTTACACACCAGCTGCCCAAACTTCAGCTGGTATGCCTGTATCAGATGGTTTTTATTCTCCAGACTTTAGGGGTGATTTTGGAGCCGGCCTTTTAGATCTTCATGCTATGGATGATACAGAACTTCTATCTGAG CATGTCATCTCAGAACCTTTCGAGCCATCACCATTCATGCCTGGTGGTTCAAAAGGATTTGATGATAATGCAACCAGTGGTAAACAGCAAAGGGAGCAAAATGATCCAGATTCATGTATTCCATCTTCTATTAATGAAAAAGAGAACAGCACTAGGGAAAATAATGTCGCTAAAATTAAAGTTGTG GTGCGCAAAAGACCACTTAACAAGAAGGAGATTGCTCGGAAGGAAGATGATATTGTAACTGTTTCTGATAATGCTTTAACTGTTCATGAACCCAAGCTAAAG GTTGACTTGACTGCATATGTTGAGAAGCATGAATTTTGTTTTGATGCTGTTCTGGATCAGCATGTCACCAATGATGAG GTTTATCGTGTGACTGTGGAGCCAATTATTCCCATCATTTTCCAGCGAACAAAAGCTACATGTTTTGCATATGGTCAGACAG GTAGCGGCAAGACATTCACCATGCAACCATTGCCTCTAAGAGCTGCTGAGGACCTTGTTAGATTGTTGCACCAGCCAGTTTATCGAAATCAGAGATTCAAACTGTGGCTTAGCTTTTTTGAAATATATGGTGGAAAACTCTTCGATCTTCTCAGTGATAGAAA GAAACTTTGCATGAGAGAAGATGGGCGACAGCAAGTTTGTATTGTTGGACTGCAAGAATTTGAAGTTTCTGATGTACAGATTGTTAAGGAATATATTGAGAAGGGAAATGCAGCAAGAAGTACAGGATCTACTGGTGCCAATGAGGAATCTTCAAGGTCACATGCTATCTTACAGCTTGCTGTTAAGAAGCACGGTGAGGTTAAAGACTCCAGGAGGAATAATGATGGGAATGATTCTAAAagtggaaaagtgattgggaaAATTTCTTTTATTGATCTTGCTGGTAGTGAACGAGGTGCTGACACCACTGATAATGACCGACAAACAAG GATTGAAGGTGCTGAAATTAATAAGAGCCTTTTGGCTCTTAAGGAATGTATTCGTGCTCTAGACAATGACCAGATTCATATACCATTTCGCGGGAGCAAACTGACAGAAGTACTCCGTGACTCCTTTGTTGGAAACTCCAGAACAGTTATGATCTCTTGCATTTCTCCGAATGCAGGATCATGTGAACATACACTCAATACTTTGAGATATGCAGATCG GGTTAAAAGTCTATCAAAAGGTGGAAATCCAAGAAAGGATCAGAATACAAATTCATTACCTCCAACTAACAAGGATGTATCGTCATCATCATCTTTGCCTGTTTTTCAAGatgttgatgatgtttatgAGCAGCAAGAGGTGAAACCAGTGGATACGGGTAGAAGGTTGGTAGAAAAAGGAACTTTCTCTTACAACCCTACTACTGATTATGACAAACAGCCCCCAAGCTTTACTTCAAGTTATCCCTTGAATGGGCAAGAAGAAAGTATGCCTTCTGGCTCAATGGATAAGGAAAGGGTTGAAATTACTAATACTTATGTGGTTACAGAAGAGAAGATGCAAAAGGTGTCACCACCTCGTAGAAAAGGATCTAGGGAGGAAAAGACGGAGAAGTTGGGTAACTGGTTGAAAAAAGATAACATTGGTTCTGATCTCCCCCTTACAAACAGCAGACAGCAGAACTCAGGAAACTACCCTGCTAATAATACTGGTTTGCGACATTTTGAACCTGATCCTCATTCAGATGAAATTACTAATACTTATGGTGGTTCTACAAGTCAAAAAGTCCATTCATCATCCTTCCAAAACTATATGGATGCAGAAGAGAAGATGCAAAAGGTGTCACCACCTCGTAGAAAAGGATCTAGGGAGGAAAAGACAGAGAAGTTGGGTAACTGGTTGAAAAAAGATAACATTGGTTCTGATCTCCCCCTTACAAACAGCAGACTGCAGAACCCAGGAAACTACCCTGCTAATAATTCTGGGTTGCGACATTTTGAACCTGATACTCATTCAGATGAAATTACTAATACTTATGGTGGTTCTACAAGTCAAAAAGTCCATTCATCATCCTCCCAAAACTATGTGGATACAGAAGCGAAGATGCAAAAGGTGTCACCACCTCGTAAAAAAGGATCTAGGGAGGAAAAGACGGAGAAGTTGGGTAACTGGTTGAAAAAAGATAACATTGGTTCTGATCTCCCCCCTACAAACAGCAGACAGCAGAACCCAGGAAACTACCCTGCTAATAATACTGGGTTGCGACATTTTGAACCTGATCCTCATTCAGATGGGAATATTGATGCCATACTTGAG GAAGAAGAGGCCCTAATCAAGGCTCATAGAAAAGAAATTGAGGATACAATGGAGATTGTTCGTGAG GAAATGAAACTGCTGGCAGAAGTTGACCAACCAGGCAGTCTCGTAGATAACTATGTGACCCAGTTAAGCTTTGTGCTCTCACGCAAGGCAGCAGGTCTGGTTAGCCTTCAAGCTCGTCTGGCTAGGTTTCAGCATCGATTAAAAGAACAAGAAATTCTCAGTCGGAAGAGAGTTCCTCGCTAA